A genomic stretch from Silurus meridionalis isolate SWU-2019-XX chromosome 1, ASM1480568v1, whole genome shotgun sequence includes:
- the tgfa gene encoding protransforming growth factor alpha, whose translation MMYRAFWDKLFLLSGYLFTYSQVLENSTSSVTTVEMTPTILTTINNTPAVLSKNTVRKKFLAAAVHSHFADCPDSHSHFCFHGTCRFLILEETPACVCHPGFIGMRCEHADLLAVVATNQRQQTLATILLGILGSVLLVLLCTIINCWWKRGRCRRGSLLSCLPEKQNSMEKPEMSCCHLETVV comes from the exons ATGATGTATCGCGCTTTTTGGGATAAACTATTTCTCCTTAGTG gctatttatttacttacagcCAAGTGCTGGAAAACTCTACATCATCAGTAACAACAGTGGAGATGACTCCCACCATACTTACCACTATAAACAACACACCAGCAGTGTTAAGTAAAAACACTGTTCGAAAAA AGTTCCTAGCAGCAGCAGTTCACTCTCATTTTGCCGACTGCCCTGACTCCCACAGCCATTTCTGCTTTCATGGCACATGCCGCTTTCTCATCCTGGAGGAGACAccagcatgtgt GTGCCACCCAGGCTTCATAGGTATGCGTTGTGAGCATGCAGACCTGCTGGCAGTGGTGGCAACAAACCAAAGGCAGCAGACATTGGCCACTATATTGCTGGGCATACTGGGGAGTGTCCTGCTTGTACTGCTTTGCACCATAATAAA CTGTTGGTGGAAGCGGGGCAGATGTAGGCGAGGATCTCTGCTTTCATGTTTGCCGGAAAAACAGAATAGCATGGAAAAGCCAGAGATGTCGTGCTGTCATTTAGAGACAG tGGTTTAA
- the hdhd3 gene encoding haloacid dehalogenase-like hydrolase domain-containing protein 3: protein MRVPVRWVLWDIKDTLLKVRRSVGEQYCNEAMRSGLKIPAIKIETAFREAYRNRSHLYPNYGIAQGMNGQLWWTGLVKTTFLQCGVQDPALLDTLANNLYHSFSGPENWEVFPDSNSTLKSCTALGMKQGVVSNFDRRLEGILQGCGLRSHFSFLLTSEEAGVAKPDPNIFVQALKKSGVPAKHIVHVGDHYKNDYLASRSLGIRGYLLDRQGLQKHPDVPPQHQLQSLNELPERLLQDTD from the exons ATGCGGGTGCCAGTGCGCTGGGTTTTATGGGATATTAAAGACACTCTCCTGAAGGTGCGCCGCTCTGTCGGAGAGCAGTACTGTAATGAGGCCATGCGTTCTGGACTGAAGATACCAGCCATAAAGATAGAGACCGCATTCAGGGAAGCTTACCGCAATCGCTCGCATCTCTACCCAAACTATGGCATTGCTCAGGGTATGAACGGTCAACTGTGGTGGACAGGATTGGTGAAGACTACCTTCTTACAGTGTGGGGTTCAGGACCCTGCACTGCTTGACACACTTGCCAACAACCTTTACCATAGTTTTTCTGGTCCAGAGAACTGGGAG GTTTTCCCAGACTCAAATTCCACCTTAAAGTCCTGCACAGCTCTGGGAATGAAGCAGGGTGTGGTATCCAACTTTGACAGGCGCCTTGAAGGAATTCTTCAAGGATGTGGCCTCCGAAGCCATTTCTCATTTCTGCTGACTTCAGAAGAGGCTGGTGTAGCCAAACCAGACCCAAACATTTTTGTCCAAGCGCTGAAAAAATCTGGGGTGCCAGCCAAACACATAGTCCATGTTGGGGACCACTACAAAAACGACTACCTTGCCTCTCGATCATTAGGTATTCGAGGTTATCTCCTAGATCGGCAAGGACTCCAGAAACATCCGGATGTTCCTCCACAGCATCAACTGCAGAGCCTAAATGAACTACCAGAACGACTACTACAAGACACTGATTAA
- the trub2 gene encoding mitochondrial mRNA pseudouridine synthase TRUB2 codes for MATPAARLFSKLDGLFAVYKPQGVHWKHVRDTVETNLLKVLNSCPAAPQRSVVHFQLLPSGDCSGSNQLTVTKSNLPALSDHPLVTGPRFYKIRVGVGHRLDAFSSGVLVLGLGNGNTALESLYRLHVTREYTLEGEFGIATDDFTHTGRVIERSTSDHVTTDKLERVLAMIQGANQKALIMYSQVDLSTQEAYELAVKGLLRPQDKSPPILTGLRCLHFKPPRFTLEVQCVNETQRFLRKLVHEVGLELRTNAVCTKVRRTRDGPFKMEDALTHHHWSADDIIPAIANFRHTTRKIRKNDIYRQAVKPSNSTTQTPGQSETSLLESVNQDKAESLQSPSAEHLLTPSNSNVL; via the exons ATGGCTACACCAGCTGCACGGCTTTTCAGTAAACTTGACGGGCTTTTCGCTGTGTACAAACCACAAGGTGTTCACTGGAAACATGTCCGGGACACGGTAGAGACGAACCTGCTGAAAG TGCTGAATTCGTGTCCTGCAGCTCCCCAGCGATCTGTGGTCCACTTTCAGCTTTTACCAAGTGGAGACTGCAGTGGTTCCAACCAGCTCACTGTCACCAAATCCAATCTACCTGCTCTGTCTGATCATCCTCTGG TGACAGGACCAAGGTTTTATAAGATACGTGTTGGAGTTGGCCATCGATTAGATGCATTTTCCTCCGGAGTGTTAG TTCTGGGTCTGGGTAATGGAAACACTGCCCTGGAGAGTTTGTACAGATTACATGTAACCAGg GAGTACACACTGGAAGGGGAGTTTGGAATAGCTACAGATGATTTCACTCACACTGGACGAGTTATAGAGCGAAGCACATCTG ATCATGTTACAACTGACAAGCTAGAGAGAGTATTGGCAATGATCCAGGGAGCCAATCAGAAAGCTTTAATAAT GTACTCGCAGGTGGACCTGAGCACTCAGGAGGCTTATGAGCTGGCAGTGAAGGGGCTGTTGCGTCCACAGGATAAAAGTCCTCCTATTTTAACTGGCTTACGATGTCTCCACTTTAAACCGCCTCGGTTCACACTGG aggttcagtgtgtgaatgaaactCAGCGGTTCCTTCGGAAACTGGTGCACGAGGTGGGGTTGGAACTGCGTACTAATGCGGTCTGCACCAAGGTACGTCGCACACGGGACGGTCCTTTTAAAATGGAGGATGCTCTGACTCACCATCACTGGTCTGCTGATGATATTATACCAGCCATTGCAAACTTTCGCCATACTACCCGGAAAATCCGGAAGAATGACATTTACAGGCAAGCTGTCAAGCCGTCAAACTCAACAACACAGACTCCAGGCCAATCAGAGACTAGTCTGTTAGAGTCTGTAAACCAGGACAAAGCAGAATCACTGCAGAGTCCTTCTGCAGAACATCTGTTGACACCAAGCAATTCTAATGTCCTTTAA